A genomic region of Miscanthus floridulus cultivar M001 chromosome 3, ASM1932011v1, whole genome shotgun sequence contains the following coding sequences:
- the LOC136542920 gene encoding peroxisomal (S)-2-hydroxy-acid oxidase GLO4-like → MHGAEPENWYGHSRKAVEAGVSGVIVSNHGGRQLDYAPATISALEEVVKAVEGAVPVLLDGGIRRGTDVLKALALGAKAVMVGRPVLYGLAARGEAGARHVIEMLNEELELAMALCGCWSVAEVTRAHVQTEGDRIRALL, encoded by the exons ATGCATGGTGCTGAACCGGAGAACTGGTATGGTCACT CGAGGAAGGCCGTGGAGGCGGGGGTGTCCGGCGTGATCGTGTCCAACCACGGCGGCAGGCAGCTGGACTATGCGCCGGCCACCATCTCGGCGCTCGAAGAG GTGGTTAAGGCGGTGGAGGGGGCCGTGCCGGTGCTGTTGGACGGCGGCATCCGACGGGGCACCGACGTGCTGAAGGCGCTGGCGCTCGGCGCCAAGGCAGTCATG GTGGGGAGGCCGGTGTTGTACGGGCTGGCGGCGCGCGGGGAGGCCGGCGCGAGGCACGTGATCGAGATGTTGAACGAAGAGCTGGAGCTGGCCATGGCGCTCTGCGGCTGCTGGAGCGTCGCGGAGGTCACCAGGGCGCACGTCCAGACCGAGGGCGACCGGATCAGGGCCCTGCTGTGA